Proteins found in one Mesorhizobium sp. CAU 1732 genomic segment:
- a CDS encoding DNA alkylation repair protein, which yields MAASSTDASPALKEIFDRARLQHFADETAAIWPRFDRERFLSLATDGLDDLGIMQRMRRTAEAFAQTLPADYAEALAVLRDLAPRIRHGFASITLCEFVAIRGRDAFERSMEALHFFTRFGSAEFAIRHFLRDDFERTLAVMKGWARDENEHVRRLASEGSRPRLPWSFQLKNLIADPSPTVSILDALKADDSLYVRKSVANHLNDIAKDNPDYLLDRLSGWDRDDARTEWIVRHALRTLIKKGEPRALALIGTTGEADVAVDHFTVAPAVIRLGERITLSARIVSTANERQKLVADYAIHYVKKSGATSRKVFKLKTFDLAAGGTMELAISQQIRDFTTRTHNAGLHKVEFMLNGQVLADGGFELKANAQP from the coding sequence GACGGATGCATCGCCGGCGCTGAAAGAAATCTTCGACCGTGCCCGTCTGCAGCATTTTGCCGACGAGACGGCCGCAATCTGGCCCCGATTCGATCGGGAGCGCTTCCTGTCCCTTGCCACGGATGGGCTGGACGATCTCGGCATCATGCAGCGCATGCGCCGGACGGCCGAGGCATTCGCTCAGACGTTGCCCGCAGACTACGCCGAGGCGCTCGCCGTCCTGCGCGATCTTGCGCCGCGCATCCGGCATGGCTTCGCGTCGATCACGCTGTGCGAATTCGTCGCCATTCGCGGCCGCGACGCGTTCGAGCGCTCGATGGAAGCGCTGCATTTCTTCACCCGGTTCGGTTCGGCGGAGTTCGCTATAAGGCATTTCCTCAGGGACGATTTCGAGCGGACGCTGGCGGTGATGAAGGGGTGGGCGCGGGACGAGAACGAGCACGTCCGCAGGCTGGCGAGCGAAGGCTCGAGACCGCGGCTGCCATGGTCGTTCCAGTTGAAGAACCTGATCGCCGACCCGTCGCCTACAGTATCGATCCTCGATGCGCTCAAGGCCGATGACAGCCTCTATGTCCGCAAGTCGGTCGCCAATCATCTGAACGACATCGCCAAGGACAATCCGGATTATCTGCTCGACCGCCTGTCAGGCTGGGACAGGGACGATGCGCGCACGGAATGGATCGTCAGGCACGCGCTGCGCACGCTCATCAAGAAGGGAGAGCCTCGCGCGCTGGCCTTGATCGGCACGACCGGCGAAGCGGATGTCGCGGTCGACCACTTCACCGTCGCCCCGGCGGTGATCCGGCTGGGCGAGCGCATTACGCTTTCGGCCCGTATTGTCTCGACGGCGAATGAACGTCAAAAGCTCGTCGCCGACTACGCCATCCACTATGTGAAGAAGAGCGGCGCAACCTCCCGCAAGGTGTTCAAGCTGAAAACCTTCGATCTCGCGGCAGGAGGCACGATGGAACTGGCGATTTCGCAGCAGATCCGCGATTTCACGACGCGCACGCACAATGCCGGCCTCCACAAGGTCGAATTCATGCTGAATGGTCAGGTTCTGGCGGATGGCGGGTTCGAGTTGAAGGCGAATGCGCAGCCATGA
- a CDS encoding D-lyxose/D-mannose family sugar isomerase, whose protein sequence is MKRSQINAILTESEAFIHSFGYVLPPFARLTPAQMQARRGEIAGIIDARLGWDITDYGKGDFARRGLFLFTVRNGRSEDLAKGKGMLYAEKIMISRRDQIAPMHRHDVKAEDIINRGGGVLALKLYMSAPDGSIDKAATVEVPTDGVMRTLEPGGILRLQPGESVTLLPGVWHAFWGEEKDVLIGEVSTVNDDETDNVFAEPISRFSDIEEDVEPVRLLVSDYAKWLW, encoded by the coding sequence ATGAAGCGGTCCCAGATCAACGCCATCCTGACCGAGTCCGAAGCCTTCATACACTCCTTCGGCTACGTGCTTCCGCCATTTGCCCGGCTGACGCCGGCGCAGATGCAGGCGCGACGCGGCGAGATCGCCGGGATCATCGATGCGCGGCTGGGATGGGACATCACCGATTACGGCAAGGGCGATTTCGCGCGGCGCGGCCTGTTCCTCTTCACGGTGCGCAACGGCCGCTCCGAAGACCTCGCGAAGGGCAAGGGCATGCTCTACGCCGAGAAGATCATGATTTCACGCCGCGATCAGATCGCGCCGATGCACCGCCACGACGTGAAGGCCGAGGACATCATCAACCGCGGCGGCGGCGTGCTTGCGCTCAAGCTCTACATGTCGGCGCCGGATGGCTCGATCGACAAGGCGGCGACGGTCGAGGTGCCGACCGACGGCGTGATGCGAACGCTGGAACCCGGCGGCATTCTCAGGCTTCAACCGGGCGAGAGCGTTACCTTGCTGCCGGGCGTCTGGCATGCCTTCTGGGGCGAGGAGAAGGATGTGCTGATCGGCGAGGTCTCGACCGTCAACGACGACGAGACCGACAATGTTTTTGCCGAACCGATCAGCCGCTTTTCCGATATAGAAGAGGATGTCGAGCCGGTTCGTTTGCTCGTGTCCGATTATGCGAAGTGGCTGTGGTGA
- a CDS encoding peptide chain release factor 3: protein MTDTIKDAVSRRRTFAIIAHPDAGKTTLTEKLLLFGGAIQLAGEVKAKKDKIQTRSDWMKIERERGISVVTSVMTFEYGDNVFNLLDTPGHEDFADDTYRTLSAVDSAVMVIDAAKGIEPRTLKLFEVCRLRDIPIVTFVNKMDREARDTFEILDEIEQKLALDTAPITWPIGRGKTFSGTYHLAENAIRRGDNEAERTKVNGPDSNRVAGLLPENEREAFIEELELAREACRPFDLEAFREGHLTPVFFGSALRNFGVRDLIEALGAWAPPPRAQDADTRRVEATEEKMTSFVFKIQANMDPNHRDRIAFVRVCSGTLQRGMKAKLVRTGKPMSLSAPQFFFARSRITADEAYAGDVVGIPNHGTLRIGDTLTEGEEILFRGVPNFAPEILRRVRLGDPMKAKKLKEALQQMAEEGVVQLFSPEDGSPAIVGVVGALQLDVLKERLNVEYGLPVDFEMARFSVCRWITADTKIELERFLESHRGDIARDLDGDPVFLAPHEFGLNYEADRWKQIRFAAIKDYQVREAA from the coding sequence ATGACAGATACGATCAAGGACGCGGTATCCCGCCGCCGTACCTTTGCAATCATCGCGCACCCGGACGCGGGCAAGACGACGCTGACCGAAAAGCTGCTGCTGTTCGGTGGTGCGATCCAGCTTGCCGGCGAGGTGAAGGCGAAGAAGGACAAGATCCAGACCCGCTCGGACTGGATGAAGATCGAGCGCGAGCGCGGCATTTCCGTCGTGACCTCGGTCATGACGTTCGAATATGGCGACAACGTCTTCAACCTGCTCGACACGCCGGGCCACGAGGATTTCGCCGACGATACCTATCGCACGCTGTCGGCCGTGGATTCGGCCGTCATGGTCATCGACGCCGCCAAGGGCATCGAGCCCAGAACGCTGAAGCTCTTCGAAGTCTGCCGGCTGCGCGACATCCCGATCGTGACCTTCGTCAACAAGATGGACCGCGAAGCGCGCGACACGTTCGAAATCCTCGACGAGATCGAGCAGAAACTGGCGCTCGACACCGCGCCGATCACCTGGCCGATCGGACGGGGCAAGACCTTTTCGGGGACGTATCATCTCGCTGAGAACGCGATCCGGCGCGGCGACAACGAGGCCGAACGCACGAAGGTCAATGGTCCCGACTCGAATCGTGTCGCCGGTCTCCTGCCGGAAAACGAGCGGGAGGCCTTCATCGAGGAACTGGAACTGGCGCGCGAGGCCTGCCGTCCGTTCGACCTCGAAGCGTTCAGGGAAGGTCATCTGACGCCGGTGTTCTTCGGTTCGGCGCTGCGCAATTTCGGCGTTCGTGACCTCATCGAGGCGCTGGGTGCATGGGCGCCGCCGCCCCGCGCGCAGGACGCCGACACCCGCAGGGTCGAGGCCACGGAAGAGAAGATGACGTCGTTCGTCTTCAAGATCCAGGCCAACATGGATCCCAATCACCGCGACCGCATCGCCTTCGTGCGTGTCTGTTCGGGCACGCTCCAGCGCGGCATGAAGGCCAAGCTCGTCCGCACCGGCAAGCCGATGTCGTTGTCCGCGCCGCAATTCTTCTTCGCCCGCTCGCGCATCACGGCCGACGAGGCCTATGCGGGCGACGTGGTGGGCATTCCCAACCATGGCACGCTGCGCATCGGCGACACGCTGACCGAAGGCGAGGAAATCCTGTTCCGCGGCGTGCCGAACTTCGCGCCGGAAATCCTTCGCCGCGTTCGGCTCGGTGATCCGATGAAGGCCAAGAAGCTGAAGGAAGCACTCCAGCAGATGGCGGAGGAGGGCGTCGTCCAGCTCTTTTCCCCGGAAGACGGGTCGCCGGCGATTGTCGGCGTCGTCGGCGCGCTGCAGCTCGACGTTTTGAAGGAACGCCTCAACGTCGAATACGGCCTGCCGGTCGATTTCGAGATGGCGCGGTTTTCCGTCTGCCGCTGGATCACCGCCGACACCAAGATCGAACTGGAGCGTTTTTTGGAAAGCCATCGCGGCGACATAGCGCGCGATCTGGATGGTGACCCGGTTTTCCTCGCGCCGCACGAATTCGGGCTGAACTACGAGGCCGATCGCTGGAAGCAGATACGCTTCGCCGCGATCAAGGACTATCAGGTTCGCGAAGCGGCTTGA
- a CDS encoding peroxiredoxin, with the protein MGLRINDTAPDFTAETTQGTINFHEWLGDSWGVLVSHPKNFTPVCTTELGTMAGLDGEFKKRGVKLIGISIDPVSDHGRWKADIKTATGFEVDYPLIGDKDLKVAKLYDMLPAEAGDSSDGRTPADNATVRSVYVIGPDKKIKLVLTYPMTTGRNFDEILRAIDSIQLTAKHQVATPANWKQGEDVIITAAVSNEDAEKRFGSFETILPYLRKTKQPGA; encoded by the coding sequence ATGGGTCTTCGTATCAATGACACGGCGCCGGATTTCACGGCGGAAACCACCCAGGGCACGATCAATTTTCATGAATGGCTCGGCGATAGCTGGGGCGTTCTCGTATCCCATCCGAAGAATTTCACACCGGTCTGCACTACGGAACTCGGCACCATGGCCGGGCTGGACGGTGAGTTCAAAAAGCGGGGCGTCAAGCTGATCGGCATCTCCATCGATCCGGTATCGGATCATGGCCGCTGGAAAGCCGACATCAAGACCGCAACCGGCTTCGAGGTCGACTATCCGCTGATCGGCGACAAGGATCTCAAGGTCGCCAAGCTCTACGACATGCTGCCGGCGGAAGCGGGCGACAGTTCGGACGGACGCACGCCGGCCGACAACGCCACCGTGCGTTCGGTCTACGTGATCGGGCCGGACAAGAAGATCAAGCTGGTCCTCACCTACCCGATGACCACGGGCCGCAACTTCGACGAAATCCTGCGCGCGATCGACTCGATCCAGCTTACCGCCAAGCATCAGGTGGCAACGCCCGCGAACTGGAAGCAGGGCGAGGACGTGATCATCACGGCCGCCGTTTCCAACGAGGACGCGGAAAAGCGTTTCGGCTCGTTCGAAACCATCCTGCCCTATCTGCGCAAGACCAAGCAGCCGGGCGCCTGA
- a CDS encoding nucleoside/nucleotide kinase family protein has translation MSELAHLAATLFRKASGRNRLIVAIAGPPGAGKSTLAEALLPLLPEGSAAIVPMDGFHYDNTILDARGLRPRKGSPESFDFDGLRHLLERLKRGDTEIAVPIFDRTADLSRAGASIIAADTRFILVEGNYLLLDESPWYGLGPLFDHTVWIDVPRQELERRLVQRWLDHDHSQEAALARARSNDLPNADRVSANRRQADTTISIF, from the coding sequence ATGTCCGAACTTGCACATCTGGCGGCAACGCTGTTCCGCAAGGCTTCCGGCCGCAATCGACTGATCGTCGCCATTGCCGGCCCGCCCGGCGCGGGCAAATCCACCCTCGCGGAGGCCCTGTTGCCGCTGCTGCCGGAAGGCAGCGCCGCAATCGTTCCGATGGATGGCTTCCACTACGACAATACGATCCTCGACGCGCGTGGTCTTCGGCCGCGCAAGGGATCGCCGGAGAGCTTCGATTTCGACGGCTTGCGCCACCTGCTGGAACGCCTGAAGCGAGGCGATACCGAGATCGCGGTGCCGATCTTCGACCGCACCGCCGACCTGTCGCGCGCCGGCGCATCGATCATCGCTGCGGATACGCGCTTCATCCTTGTCGAGGGCAACTATCTGCTGCTCGACGAGAGCCCCTGGTACGGGCTTGGTCCGCTCTTCGATCACACGGTTTGGATCGACGTGCCGCGTCAGGAGCTCGAGCGCAGGCTCGTCCAGCGCTGGCTCGATCACGATCACAGTCAGGAGGCAGCCCTGGCGCGGGCGCGCTCGAACGATCTGCCCAACGCCGATCGCGTCAGCGCCAACCGCCGGCAGGCCGACACGACCATCTCGATCTTCTAG
- a CDS encoding alpha/beta-hydrolase family protein, translating into MIGRGVVRIGRSFCSVGVLLGTLFFAASLTPSLIPRSFALQGLLSGCSFAAGYGIGVFVRWLWNYMGLPPFSPFIERLTKWSAATICAVFVAIFLWKASEWQNSIRLPMGLDPVETGRPLEVGAIAFVVFMAILMVARLFALVRNTSSGRLKRHIPPRVANVLGLLIAALLFWSVVDGVVFRFGLRAADSSFRQLDALIQSDIDRPADPAKTGSDASLVGWDDLGRMGRRFVASGPTAAEISAFTGRPAMEPIRVYVGLNSAETHAERARLALQEMLRAGAFEREILVLITPTGTGWVDPAGMDTVEYLHDGDVASVAVQYSYLTSWLSLLIEPGYGAETARALFNEVYGYWTALPEDTRPRLYLHGLSLGALNSDLSVDLFDVVGDPFQGALWSGPPFSSPMWRSAVNDRVPGSPAWLPRFRDGSVMRFTNQENHLDEADAPWGPMRIVYLQYASDPVVFFEPTAVYREPDWMTDARAPDVSPALRWTPVVTLLQLGLDMALATTTPIGFGHVYAPEDYIDAWVSLTDPDAWDETSIARLKASFADRPRPEGAD; encoded by the coding sequence ATGATCGGACGAGGAGTTGTGCGCATAGGGCGCTCGTTCTGCTCGGTCGGCGTCCTGCTCGGCACGCTGTTCTTTGCGGCCTCTCTCACGCCCAGCCTGATCCCGCGCTCGTTTGCCCTGCAAGGGCTGTTGTCCGGCTGCTCCTTTGCGGCGGGATACGGCATCGGTGTTTTCGTGCGTTGGCTCTGGAATTACATGGGCCTGCCGCCCTTCTCGCCGTTCATCGAGCGCCTGACGAAATGGTCGGCGGCCACGATCTGCGCGGTGTTTGTCGCGATCTTCCTCTGGAAGGCGTCGGAATGGCAGAATTCCATCCGCTTGCCGATGGGCCTGGATCCGGTCGAGACCGGACGCCCGCTCGAAGTCGGCGCGATCGCCTTCGTCGTCTTCATGGCGATCCTGATGGTGGCAAGGCTTTTCGCGCTGGTGCGCAATACGAGTTCGGGCCGGCTCAAGCGTCACATCCCGCCGCGCGTCGCCAATGTGCTGGGCCTGCTCATCGCAGCGCTTCTGTTCTGGTCGGTGGTCGACGGTGTCGTCTTCCGGTTCGGCCTGCGCGCGGCCGATTCGTCGTTTCGCCAGCTCGACGCCCTGATCCAGAGCGATATCGACCGGCCTGCCGATCCCGCGAAGACCGGCAGCGATGCCTCGCTTGTCGGGTGGGACGATCTCGGCCGCATGGGACGTCGCTTCGTGGCTTCAGGGCCGACCGCCGCCGAGATTTCGGCCTTTACCGGGCGGCCCGCGATGGAGCCGATCCGCGTCTATGTCGGGCTCAATTCGGCGGAGACACATGCCGAACGCGCGCGCCTCGCTTTGCAGGAAATGCTTCGTGCCGGCGCGTTCGAACGCGAGATCCTGGTGCTGATCACGCCGACGGGCACCGGCTGGGTCGATCCCGCCGGTATGGATACAGTCGAATATCTTCATGACGGGGATGTCGCGTCGGTCGCCGTCCAGTATTCCTATCTCACGAGCTGGCTGTCCCTTCTGATCGAACCCGGCTACGGCGCGGAAACCGCGCGCGCTCTTTTCAACGAGGTCTATGGCTACTGGACCGCACTGCCCGAGGATACGCGACCCAGGCTCTACCTTCACGGCCTCAGCCTCGGTGCGCTGAATTCCGACCTGTCCGTCGACCTGTTCGATGTCGTCGGCGATCCGTTCCAGGGCGCGCTCTGGAGCGGGCCGCCCTTTTCGTCGCCAATGTGGCGCTCGGCGGTTAACGACCGGGTACCGGGCTCGCCGGCCTGGCTGCCGCGTTTCCGTGACGGCTCGGTGATGCGCTTCACCAACCAGGAGAACCATCTGGACGAGGCCGACGCCCCCTGGGGCCCGATGCGCATCGTCTATCTGCAATATGCGAGCGACCCCGTTGTCTTCTTCGAGCCTACGGCCGTCTATCGTGAGCCGGACTGGATGACGGATGCACGCGCGCCCGACGTGTCGCCGGCCTTGCGCTGGACGCCCGTCGTGACGTTGCTCCAGCTTGGGCTGGACATGGCGCTCGCCACGACGACTCCGATCGGCTTCGGCCACGTCTACGCGCCGGAAGATTATATCGACGCCTGGGTGTCGTTGACGGACCCGGACGCGTGGGATGAGACGAGTATTGCGCGCCTCAAGGCTTCTTTCGCCGATCGACCGCGCCCGGAAGGCGCAGACTGA
- a CDS encoding D-alanyl-D-alanine carboxypeptidase family protein, whose amino-acid sequence MVFVIGLMLAACSTSSVMQTAVAPLPSEKYAAIVVDANTGRVLFDQNANDARYPASLTKMMTLYMLFEAIDAGQIGLEEQIPVSAYAAGRPPSKLGFRAGQTIDTRSAVLALCVRSANDVASVVAERLGGSEAQFAAMMTAKGRQLGMRSTTFRNASGLPDDAQRTTAYDMAVLSLALRKRFPHHYHYFSNRDFTFAGKLVRGHNDLLSKPGVDGLKTGYIRASGFNVATSAGLGGKRIVVVVMGGDTAKSRNAHVEELIETYLPRASVAGAGS is encoded by the coding sequence ATGGTTTTCGTCATCGGCCTGATGCTTGCCGCCTGCTCGACCAGTTCCGTGATGCAAACGGCCGTCGCTCCGCTGCCATCGGAGAAATATGCCGCGATCGTGGTCGATGCGAATACCGGACGCGTGCTGTTCGACCAGAATGCGAACGATGCGCGCTATCCCGCATCGCTGACCAAGATGATGACGCTCTACATGCTGTTCGAGGCGATCGACGCTGGTCAGATAGGGCTGGAGGAGCAGATCCCCGTATCGGCCTACGCAGCAGGGAGGCCGCCATCGAAGCTTGGTTTCCGCGCCGGCCAGACGATCGATACGCGCAGTGCCGTCCTGGCGCTTTGCGTGCGCTCGGCCAATGATGTGGCAAGCGTCGTCGCCGAACGCCTGGGCGGGTCGGAAGCACAGTTCGCGGCCATGATGACCGCCAAAGGGCGCCAGCTCGGCATGCGATCGACCACGTTCCGTAACGCATCGGGGCTTCCCGACGACGCCCAGCGCACGACCGCCTACGACATGGCGGTCCTGTCCCTGGCTTTGCGCAAGCGCTTCCCGCATCACTACCATTATTTCAGCAACCGCGATTTCACCTTCGCGGGCAAACTCGTGCGCGGCCATAACGACCTGCTGAGCAAGCCCGGCGTGGACGGCCTGAAAACCGGCTATATTCGCGCATCGGGCTTCAATGTCGCGACGTCGGCAGGGCTGGGCGGCAAGCGTATCGTCGTGGTCGTTATGGGCGGAGACACGGCCAAGAGCCGCAACGCGCATGTGGAAGAGCTGATCGAGACCTATCTGCCGCGTGCATCGGTGGCAGGTGCAGGAAGCTGA
- a CDS encoding DEAD/DEAH box helicase: MTKFEGIVPALASALETRGYEELTPVQHAVIDPALTDADVLVSAQTGSGKTVAFGLAMAPTLLQGAERFGQAGAPLALAIAPTRELALQVKRELEWLYAPTGAWIASCVGGMDMRTERRALERGAHIVVGTPGRLRDHITRGALDMTGLRAAVLDEADEMLDLGFREDLEFILDAAPAERRTLMFSATVPSAIAKLAKSYQRDAVRISTTAEKKQHVDIEYRALTVAPSDRENAIINVLRYYDARNALVFCSTRAAVNHLTARFNNRGFSVVAMSGELSQNERTHALQAMRDGRAKVCIATDVAARGIDLPGLELVVHADLPSNPETLLHRSGRTGRAGRKGVSVLVVPSSMRRKADRLLQNASITAEWARPPSADEIVQRDDERLLADPVFEQAPADDEAELVKTLLERHGAERVAAAFVRMSRAGKSAPEDLIELQAFSAPAGRREERDAAPRPRDEFGPSVWFSISAGRRQNAEPRWLIPMLCRVGKITKNEIGAIKMQPEETYVEIAAAAADGFLKAVGPERELQNGIMVTQLDGTPEFGRSAYGKPPAGKKPYNAKGFDQARPAKTGYPKKPYAGERPASDQKPWTKDQKPWAKKGGKPAAGKPAGAKKFKPKRTEG; the protein is encoded by the coding sequence ATGACCAAGTTCGAAGGCATCGTTCCTGCGCTCGCAAGTGCATTGGAAACCCGTGGTTACGAAGAACTGACGCCGGTTCAGCACGCGGTGATCGATCCTGCGCTGACCGATGCCGACGTGCTCGTCTCGGCGCAGACCGGTTCGGGTAAGACGGTTGCGTTCGGCCTTGCCATGGCGCCGACCCTGCTTCAGGGCGCAGAGCGCTTCGGCCAGGCCGGCGCGCCGCTGGCGCTCGCCATCGCGCCGACACGCGAACTGGCACTTCAGGTCAAGCGCGAGCTCGAATGGCTCTATGCGCCGACAGGCGCGTGGATCGCATCATGCGTCGGCGGCATGGACATGCGCACCGAGCGCCGAGCGCTCGAGCGCGGCGCACACATCGTCGTCGGCACGCCCGGCCGCCTTCGCGATCACATCACGCGTGGCGCGCTGGATATGACGGGGCTGCGCGCGGCGGTGCTGGACGAGGCCGACGAAATGCTCGACCTCGGCTTCCGCGAAGACCTCGAATTCATCCTCGATGCGGCACCCGCCGAGCGCCGCACGCTGATGTTTTCCGCCACCGTTCCGTCAGCGATCGCCAAGCTCGCCAAGAGCTACCAGCGCGATGCCGTGCGCATCTCCACGACGGCCGAGAAGAAGCAGCATGTCGACATCGAATATCGCGCGCTGACGGTTGCGCCGAGCGACCGCGAGAACGCCATCATCAACGTGCTGCGCTATTACGACGCCAGGAACGCGCTGGTGTTCTGCTCGACGCGCGCCGCCGTAAACCACCTCACCGCACGCTTCAACAATCGCGGCTTCTCCGTCGTCGCCATGTCCGGCGAACTCAGCCAGAACGAGCGCACCCACGCGCTTCAGGCGATGCGAGACGGCCGCGCCAAGGTGTGCATCGCGACCGACGTTGCAGCGCGCGGCATCGACCTTCCGGGCCTGGAACTCGTCGTCCACGCCGACCTGCCTTCCAATCCCGAAACCCTGCTCCACAGGAGCGGGCGCACGGGGCGCGCGGGCCGCAAGGGCGTGAGCGTACTGGTCGTGCCGTCGAGCATGCGTCGCAAGGCGGACCGCCTGCTTCAGAACGCCTCGATCACGGCCGAATGGGCGCGTCCGCCCTCCGCCGACGAAATCGTCCAGCGCGACGATGAGCGGCTGTTGGCCGATCCGGTCTTCGAGCAGGCGCCGGCCGATGACGAGGCGGAACTCGTCAAGACCCTGCTGGAACGTCATGGCGCCGAGCGCGTGGCTGCCGCCTTCGTCCGCATGTCGCGTGCCGGCAAATCGGCACCGGAAGACCTGATCGAATTGCAGGCATTCTCAGCGCCGGCGGGGCGCAGGGAGGAGCGCGACGCAGCTCCGCGCCCGCGCGATGAATTCGGACCGAGCGTGTGGTTCTCGATTTCCGCCGGCCGCCGGCAGAATGCCGAGCCGCGCTGGCTGATCCCGATGCTCTGCCGCGTCGGCAAGATCACCAAGAACGAGATCGGCGCGATCAAGATGCAACCGGAGGAAACCTATGTCGAGATTGCCGCTGCCGCGGCCGACGGGTTCCTCAAGGCGGTCGGGCCGGAGCGCGAACTGCAGAATGGCATCATGGTCACGCAGCTTGACGGCACGCCGGAATTCGGCCGCAGCGCCTATGGCAAGCCGCCTGCTGGAAAGAAGCCCTACAACGCAAAGGGCTTCGATCAGGCGCGGCCGGCCAAAACCGGCTATCCCAAGAAACCCTACGCCGGCGAGCGTCCGGCTTCGGATCAAAAGCCCTGGACCAAGGATCAGAAGCCATGGGCCAAGAAGGGCGGCAAGCCCGCCGCGGGCAAACCGGCTGGCGCCAAGAAGTTCAAGCCCAAGCGCACCGAGGGGTAG
- a CDS encoding ribonuclease inhibitor, protein MTKTLTIDGTAIHDIPSFYDEINRVFMAGEDWKLGASLDALADMFRGGYGAIEGGEPIKLIWLAMERSRTQLGLEATRAFYQDKLARPEMFNTEAISSRLAALEAGSGPTYFEIVLEIIAEHPNIELEAR, encoded by the coding sequence ATGACGAAGACCCTCACCATCGATGGCACCGCCATCCATGACATCCCGTCCTTCTATGACGAGATCAATCGCGTCTTCATGGCCGGCGAGGACTGGAAGCTCGGCGCCAGCCTCGATGCGCTTGCCGACATGTTTCGCGGCGGCTACGGCGCGATCGAAGGCGGGGAGCCGATCAAGCTGATCTGGCTGGCGATGGAAAGGTCACGTACCCAACTCGGCCTGGAGGCCACGCGCGCCTTTTACCAGGACAAGCTTGCCCGCCCGGAAATGTTCAACACCGAGGCAATTTCGAGTCGGCTCGCCGCGCTCGAGGCGGGTTCCGGCCCGACATATTTCGAGATTGTGCTGGAGATTATCGCAGAACACCCGAACATCGAGCTGGAAGCACGCTGA
- the opgC gene encoding OpgC domain-containing protein, with amino-acid sequence MKRLDIIDGMRGYFLVFMLINHLVFVGGYWLVEINHRQLAFVEDAQGFVFLSGLLIGLVYARKMLKYGRSEGAGKVYARAFELYRYAMGLVIVVLLARLALPGGYEAWWNWLGDTNLTDPKRLAAIATFIFQPTFMDILPQYTVYMLFAPAVIWLVLNGKWASVAIGSFIIWMGAQLGLQAIVTDPLNTFFMGSDDQGVRVSFNMMGWQVIFFGALVLGVLTAQDKIDWSRILSPERTLLPKAALAICVFFVPLRIATAWGLMPEIMLGKFATMEIRADFGPVYLVNFVAVAFGMTWLLVAGPRHENAIVRGIANALIWVFTLRFLQLLGRHSLHVYVWHVAIVYAVYYVDQRTPELSQFMKTVIAIISIGLLAIPAVWRERERFLGERGPFAGWLAR; translated from the coding sequence TTGAAACGTCTCGACATCATCGACGGCATGCGCGGGTATTTTCTCGTGTTCATGCTGATCAATCATCTCGTATTCGTTGGCGGGTACTGGCTCGTCGAGATCAACCATCGACAGCTTGCCTTCGTTGAAGACGCGCAGGGATTCGTTTTCCTCTCCGGCTTGCTCATCGGCCTCGTCTACGCCCGCAAGATGCTGAAATACGGCCGTTCCGAAGGCGCAGGGAAGGTCTATGCCCGCGCCTTCGAGCTCTACCGCTATGCGATGGGGCTGGTGATCGTGGTGCTTCTCGCGCGCCTGGCGCTTCCGGGCGGCTACGAGGCATGGTGGAACTGGCTCGGCGATACCAATCTGACGGACCCGAAACGGCTTGCGGCCATCGCAACGTTCATCTTCCAGCCGACCTTTATGGACATCCTTCCGCAATACACCGTCTACATGCTGTTCGCGCCGGCCGTGATCTGGCTGGTCCTCAACGGCAAATGGGCGTCGGTGGCGATCGGCTCCTTCATCATCTGGATGGGTGCCCAACTCGGGCTCCAGGCGATCGTGACCGATCCGCTCAACACCTTCTTCATGGGGTCCGACGATCAGGGCGTCCGCGTCAGCTTCAACATGATGGGCTGGCAGGTCATCTTTTTCGGGGCGCTGGTGCTCGGCGTGCTCACCGCGCAGGACAAGATCGACTGGTCGCGGATCTTGTCGCCCGAGCGCACGCTTCTGCCCAAGGCGGCGCTGGCGATCTGCGTGTTTTTCGTTCCGCTCCGCATCGCGACGGCGTGGGGCCTGATGCCCGAAATCATGCTGGGCAAGTTCGCGACAATGGAAATCCGCGCCGATTTCGGCCCGGTCTACCTCGTGAACTTCGTGGCGGTCGCCTTCGGAATGACGTGGCTCCTGGTTGCCGGACCGCGCCATGAGAATGCGATCGTGCGCGGCATCGCGAATGCGCTCATCTGGGTGTTTACGCTGCGCTTTCTCCAGCTTCTCGGTCGCCATTCGCTGCATGTCTATGTCTGGCATGTCGCGATCGTCTACGCGGTCTACTATGTCGATCAGCGGACGCCGGAACTGTCCCAGTTCATGAAGACCGTGATCGCGATCATCTCGATCGGGCTCCTGGCGATCCCCGCCGTGTGGCGCGAACGCGAGCGATTTCTGGGCGAGCGCGGGCCGTTTGCGGGCTGGCTCGCCAGATAA